One part of the Anaerolineales bacterium genome encodes these proteins:
- the galE gene encoding UDP-glucose 4-epimerase GalE — MNIFISGGAGYIGSVVAAELLSAGHQVTVYDSLVTGHRQAVPAGAAFVQADLADEAALRRALNDSKFEAVLHFAGFIEAGESMKDPGKYFENNVTNSFKLIEAAQQAGVQRFVFSSTAAVYRSSDEPLSEESPLGPENTYGETKLMVEQALDWYRRAHGLRFAALRYFNASGAAPDRGEGHQPESHLIPLVLQVAQGQRESIAVYGDDYDTPDGTCIRDYIHLADLASAHMLALDALAERDRLIYNLGSGRGYSVLEVIEAARKATGHPIPAVHSPRRPGDAARLVASPALIQRELGWQTVHSSLENIMSSAWAWHQSHPRGYNPA; from the coding sequence ATGAATATTTTCATAAGCGGCGGTGCGGGCTACATTGGCTCAGTAGTTGCAGCCGAGCTACTGTCTGCCGGGCATCAGGTCACCGTGTACGACTCGCTGGTCACAGGTCACCGCCAGGCGGTGCCAGCTGGCGCAGCATTTGTGCAAGCCGACTTGGCTGACGAAGCCGCGCTGCGCAGGGCACTCAATGACAGCAAGTTCGAGGCCGTGCTGCATTTTGCCGGTTTTATCGAAGCTGGCGAAAGCATGAAGGACCCCGGCAAGTATTTCGAGAACAATGTAACCAACTCATTCAAGCTGATCGAAGCCGCGCAGCAAGCAGGAGTGCAGCGCTTTGTGTTCTCATCCACTGCTGCGGTGTACCGCAGCAGTGATGAGCCGCTCAGCGAAGAGTCGCCACTTGGCCCTGAGAACACCTACGGCGAAACCAAGCTGATGGTAGAGCAAGCCCTGGACTGGTATCGCAGAGCGCATGGCCTGCGCTTTGCGGCACTGCGCTATTTCAACGCCTCAGGCGCAGCCCCTGACCGCGGCGAGGGCCATCAACCCGAGAGCCATCTCATCCCTCTGGTGCTGCAGGTGGCCCAGGGCCAGCGCGAGAGCATCGCGGTCTATGGCGATGATTACGACACGCCGGACGGCACGTGCATCCGTGATTACATTCACCTCGCTGATCTGGCATCCGCCCACATGTTGGCCCTGGATGCGCTGGCAGAGCGCGACCGCCTGATCTACAACCTGGGCAGTGGGCGCGGCTATTCGGTGCTCGAAGTCATTGAGGCGGCCCGCAAAGCCACCGGGCACCCGATCCCGGCCGTGCACAGCCCGCGCCGCCCGGGCGACGCCGCCCGCCTGGTGGCCTCGCCGGCGCTGATCCAGCGCGAGCTGGGCTGGCAGACTGTACACTCCAGCCTGGAGAACATCATGAGCAGCGCCTGGGCCTGGCACCAAAGCCACCCGCGCGGCTACAACCCCGCATGA
- a CDS encoding UvrD-helicase domain-containing protein: MVDLAAGLNPQQQQALHAGLGPVLVLAGPGSGKTRVLTHRIAHLISELGVNPYNILAVTFTNKAAKEMNSRVEALLGGRPRGLTLGTFHSTCARLLRQEADNLPVNKNFVIYDSDDQVALVRQALKDLNIDEKMHRAGGVHASISAAKNELALPEDMPINSYRDEVVARVYQRYQQALMANNAVDFDDLLLWSARLLEDNPEVRKRYATRYEHILVDEFQDTNQAQYSLLKHLASLHRNIYVVGDTDQSIYRWRGADYRNVLRFEEDYPDAQVILLEQNYRSTQRILDAAMAVIDRNPHRTRKHLFTDRGHGSKVVYQQTLNEEETGKFVVDCIASTIAERGARPGDFAVMYRTNAQSRLIEEAFLRANLPYKLVGAQRFYGRREIKDVLSYLRLVFNPNDEISLGRVINVPTRRIGIKSQAVLRTIALQNKTTPGALLMHMGANPEDPLFAPISTPTAQSMAKFGQLLARWHEMAQAGAEPMQMMDRILNDVDYHGYLMADGSDDEAQDRWDNVQELRRLAAEYAGKTLPEFLENIALVSDQDTIDESGEVPTLLTLHAAKGLEFPTVFITGLNDGTLPHQRALDDPEEMEEERRLFYVGITRAKDQLVLVHNMYKSSYGYAEGTLPSRFLDDLPDELIEGGNQSRLEHPNRPDRWESPRQRSAPILQTQFKPGMNVLHPTWGEGMVLNSRIQDDDEMVDIFFQDVGLKKVMAAFANLQPLPKGK; the protein is encoded by the coding sequence ATGGTAGACCTTGCTGCGGGGCTCAACCCGCAACAGCAACAAGCCTTACACGCCGGCCTGGGGCCGGTTTTGGTGCTGGCAGGCCCTGGTTCGGGCAAAACTCGTGTGCTGACCCACCGCATTGCCCACCTGATCAGCGAATTGGGCGTAAACCCCTATAACATCCTCGCGGTTACTTTCACAAACAAAGCCGCCAAAGAGATGAATTCCCGTGTAGAGGCCCTGCTGGGTGGCCGCCCGCGCGGCCTCACCCTGGGCACGTTCCATTCCACCTGCGCCCGCCTGCTGCGCCAGGAGGCCGACAACCTACCGGTCAACAAGAACTTCGTGATCTACGATTCGGATGACCAGGTGGCGCTGGTGCGCCAGGCGCTGAAGGACCTGAACATTGATGAAAAGATGCACCGCGCCGGCGGCGTGCACGCCAGCATTTCAGCCGCCAAGAACGAGCTGGCTCTGCCGGAAGATATGCCGATCAATAGCTACCGCGACGAGGTGGTGGCGCGCGTCTATCAGCGCTACCAGCAGGCCTTGATGGCCAATAACGCGGTGGATTTTGACGACCTGCTGCTGTGGTCAGCCCGGCTGCTGGAAGACAACCCCGAGGTGCGCAAACGCTATGCCACGCGCTACGAGCACATTCTGGTGGACGAGTTTCAGGACACCAACCAAGCCCAATACAGCCTGCTCAAGCATCTGGCTTCCTTGCACCGCAATATCTATGTGGTCGGGGATACCGACCAATCCATTTACCGCTGGCGCGGCGCGGATTATCGCAACGTACTGCGCTTCGAGGAAGATTACCCGGACGCGCAGGTAATTCTGCTGGAGCAGAATTACCGCTCCACCCAGCGCATCCTGGATGCTGCCATGGCGGTGATCGACCGCAACCCGCACCGCACGCGCAAGCATCTGTTCACTGACCGCGGCCACGGCAGCAAAGTGGTCTACCAGCAAACGCTAAACGAAGAAGAGACCGGCAAATTTGTGGTGGATTGCATTGCTTCAACCATCGCCGAGCGCGGAGCGCGCCCAGGCGACTTTGCCGTGATGTATCGCACCAACGCCCAATCCCGCCTGATCGAAGAAGCTTTCTTGCGCGCTAACCTGCCCTACAAGCTCGTGGGTGCACAGCGCTTTTATGGCCGCCGCGAGATCAAGGATGTGCTGAGCTATCTGCGCCTGGTCTTCAATCCGAACGATGAGATCAGCCTGGGCCGCGTGATCAATGTGCCCACCCGCCGCATTGGCATCAAGAGCCAGGCGGTCCTGCGCACCATTGCGCTGCAAAACAAAACCACGCCGGGCGCGCTGCTGATGCATATGGGCGCCAACCCAGAAGACCCGCTGTTTGCGCCCATCTCCACGCCCACTGCCCAGTCCATGGCCAAATTCGGCCAGCTGCTGGCACGCTGGCATGAGATGGCGCAAGCCGGCGCCGAGCCCATGCAAATGATGGATCGCATCCTCAACGATGTGGACTATCACGGATACCTGATGGCGGATGGCTCTGACGACGAGGCGCAAGACCGCTGGGACAACGTGCAGGAGCTGCGCCGCCTGGCCGCCGAGTACGCCGGCAAGACTTTGCCGGAGTTCCTAGAGAACATCGCCCTGGTGTCTGACCAGGACACCATTGATGAATCTGGCGAAGTGCCCACACTGCTGACGCTGCACGCTGCCAAAGGCCTGGAGTTCCCCACGGTATTCATCACCGGCTTGAACGATGGCACGCTGCCGCACCAACGCGCTCTGGATGACCCCGAAGAAATGGAAGAAGAGCGCCGCCTATTCTATGTAGGCATTACGCGCGCCAAAGACCAACTGGTGCTCGTGCACAACATGTACAAGAGCAGCTATGGCTATGCCGAGGGCACGCTGCCGTCGCGCTTTTTGGATGACCTGCCTGACGAGTTGATCGAGGGCGGCAACCAAAGCCGCCTGGAGCACCCCAATCGCCCTGACCGCTGGGAAAGCCCACGCCAACGCAGCGCGCCCATCTTGCAAACGCAGTTCAAGCCAGGCATGAATGTGCTGCACCCCACCTGGGGCGAAGGCATGGTGCTCAACAGCCGCATTCAGGATGATGATGAGATGGTGGACATTTTCTTTCAGGATGTTGGGCTCAAGAAGGTCATGGCGGCCTTCGCCAACCTGCAACCTCTACCCAAAGGCAAGTAA